The following is a genomic window from Rutidosis leptorrhynchoides isolate AG116_Rl617_1_P2 chromosome 8, CSIRO_AGI_Rlap_v1, whole genome shotgun sequence.
AGCGCCATTTTTCTGAAATTGGATGGAGGGATTGACTGAAAGCAGTGGTGAAGATagagaaattagggttttagttcaaTAAACCCTTTGGCAGGCTCTCGAAACAACCTAGTTCTGATTGTAAAGTTTTTCGCCTCTAGATTTACAATCTTGACCCCTGTACTTATACTTCATACTCTTTCGGTCCAAAATATATTCTCATATTTTGATTTTAAAGGTATTTTCTTCAAACTTTGattttaaatatttttgtttgtaTTTATATGtaatttgatgaaatttatatcaatgaattgatttttgaatatatatttataacgGTATAACTAGTATGGCATGCATCAAGTATTATGTAACACATAAAAAACTTAAAAGCAAAGTTAGAAAAAAAGACATTTGCACTCAAAACTaaacaatagatttgggacggagggaatAGTATTTTAACGGATTCATcgttttaaaatttataattatattataatatcttTAACGGCAAAGATTCATTTAAAGGTTTTTTCAATGATTGCTCTTGAATTTCCATTAACGTGTAAAAAAATATTTACATTTCAGTAATCGCCATTCAATATTAACAGTGGTGTAGCATACTGATACACATTAAAGATCGTTTGAAAAATCTTGATAAAATAACTAGTGAGTAGCTAGAGAAAATTACAAAGTGTAGCGAAGCCAAATAATCTAGTTAGAAGCGTATCTACTCTCTAAGTCAAAATGAAAGACGAATATTATGATACAAATCACctttttaatcttttttttttttaaatccattTCTCATAAATCATCTTATTCCACCGATCAATTATTTCATCTCATAGCTTTATTGCATGCGGTAGCGCCACCTAAAtgttttgtttattattattattattattattattattattattattattattattattattattattattattattattattattattattattattattattattattattccatttgctataaaaataataatcgaCGTGGGGATGAGCCGCCTAGCTGGACTAGGTTTCAAACCCCGAAAAAAAGAGGAATATTGTCAAAACTCTTGTTTGCAGCGTTGAAGAATACTGTTATCGTCAATAAAAGTACAATATGAAAGCGGTACTTGATCCTTAGGCACAGCAAGCCAAAACGTAAAAGAAGAAAAAAACGCTACGGAAAAGGAGAAGCCGTCAACAAATTTGCAACTCTATCAACGAATATCAGGCTATTCGATGCAACAAATGAGAAAAAAATAGAgtttattttatttctttaattTAATGTTTATTGTTTTGCTCCAGTCCGAACTTTCCGATTTCGCCATTCGGACTACGGGGGAGTGgtagagtattagtattattgacCCAACCCGATTGCATTGTGGGCTCGGTCCGTTAGGGTTTAGTCTAGGGTTTAATAGTGTGTCCTTTGTAATCTATAAATACCATACTATTAATAAAGCTATGAGCACGGGggtatctatctatagtttctattaaaatcctataatgatgatgtcattattaggctaattcatttttaaagaaaaaatcaaaaagaaaaataaaaaaatctaagcccttaaggtgatttcattaatctaattaatgactaattaaattaaatctacttatttatttatttcatggcTTTCGGGGAAAAAATTCactctcattaattattaattattattatattattattcaaattcaaatatgagttctctttacgagattaattacgttatatatgtatgcgaaatacacgtcTTAATAGAAGGTTATACgtaggcttttatgacaagaaaaatagtaacTGTGATAAAAATTGAAAGATGATGGTGAGAGAATATATGTAATTCATTTATtccgaccaagttaagtacatcaatgtgtCTTAAAAAtaacgagaagtttcttagtcgaaatctgtcagatcattaaactaaatgactttagcatttaaattcacttaatacttaaaatatatcattaatctgtttcgtttaaacaaacctgtgattccacgggtcatttcactagtttattcTATAACACTATCGTTTGGAAACCTCCATATGATACAATATAATCGGTTGAGACTTTCAAGTTTCAACCATATCAAAGATCGAAACACTCAAACAATTCCTCAAACTCGTGATGCAGGTCAAGAAATATTTACCCAAGCTCGGATAGTACTTCGAACCAAATTTGAAGTGTAGCACAAAAAGAAAGTATGATCACTGGCATCCACAATAACTGAGCAACTACGGTAAGTTTTCGTTGTCACTTTCGCATCAAAATGTTGTTATTTTCACAAAATCAATCAActaattaataaaaatacaaactgagTACGAATTTTAAGCAATCTTATTCTAGTtcattgatatcatataaaaatcaTGTATATTACATGTTATTATTTTATAACATATGTTTTGTAGGTTATGTTCAAGGCTATATCATCTTTGCTCTTGGCACCGTGTAACTTACATGACACAGATGCAAATAAAAATAGTACTCCATATCTCTTAATCTTATTTCACTTGCACATTAAGTTTGGCATACAACATAAGTGTATTTCATTTTTAAGTCTGCAAGATCTTAATTTGTAGGTTTGGTAGTGAGTCCAAACCCAAATGAGTACAACGGATCATAATGTGGGTCCCCAACGTTCATTGGCAATTGATCAACCGACTTGAACCATGTTCGCGCAAGCTTGCCTGTAAAACCATAATCTCCAAACAAAACATCCGTGACACCTTGACCCTCAGTTCCTGGAAGCCAAGCAGCCACAAGGGCGTCAATCGTATCCACGTACGGTTGCACCACCACAGGCCGACCAGTAATCAAGACCACAACACATTTGACCGAACCACACACACTTTTAATGGTGTTTGGTCCTGGTTCAGCGATGGTCAGATTCAAGCTGTCGCCATAATACTCCGCGTACGGGCGCTCGCCCACCACTACAATCGCATAGTCAAACTTGTTTGACTTAACGAACTCAACATTCGGACTCTCGTTGTAGACCACTTGAGTTTTTGGATCAACCACCTTTTTCACTGCTGATAGGATTGTTGTTCCTAAAAAATTAAACTTTAGTTCttgatttataaatataaataattataatataatttaagaaATTTGAGTGTTTATTTATAGTTTCAGTACCTGCAGTTATGTTATTTCCCGAAAGCCCTTGCCACTCGATCGTCCATCCGCCACATTGATAACCGAGATTATCGGCATGTGACCCTGCAACTAATATCTTTGACGCCTTTTTAGGAAGCGGTAAAAGTGGTTTATGTAACGATTTGCCGTTTTTAAGCAACACAAGTGTTTTTCTCACAGCTTCTCTAGCCAGATTTCTGTGCTCCTGTTTTCACTCAAATTAAGATAAGTAGTGGTAATCTCGACCCGCTTACGAATGGCTGCTTTtttatgggtcaaatgggtaaaatAAATACATAGTGAAAATGGGGACTGTCCACTTTGGGCGGAGTAGAAAGTCGCCCAAATTGTATGAAATTTATTGAAACTTTTTACCATAAGATTAGATTATTATGGTAATAATACAAATCGTCAACCATATAACACACCGTTAAATATGAAAAAAAGGTAGACAAAAGAGGTTTGGGGTCAATTCAACCCATATCTACCATAGAATAAATGTATTTATTTGACCCATTACTCAACCCGCTCATTTGGCCACTTCAGACATAGCTATCAGAAAGGTTAGTTGCAGTACCTGACTTCCGAGGTGCTTAGCCATGCTATAATCAGACAACGGGTTTTCAAACAGACCCATGGTGAACTTGACCCTTAAAATCCTCTTGACTGCATCATCTACACGGCTCATGGGTACGAACTGGTTCTTAACTAAGTAAGTTAAACGGTCAATGAACTCTGTGTAGTTGAATCCTACCATGAACTGCATTGGGTCAACATATTAAGAGTCTTAAAAGGTCAAACTTGTAGAATATTACAAGAATCTGACCATGTCTATGCCTGCATTCACCCCAGCTAAAACCGAGTATGTATAGTTAGCATGAATAGGAGTTGTGATCCTATCAATCCCTTGAAAATCTGATATAACGAACCCCTGAATGAAGTCAACATCCAAAAAAATCCTTCAGTTGGTCACTGCTAAAAAGTCAGGTCAAAGCCAGTCAAAGTCAGGCTTAGTCGGTCAAATTTGCTCAGAATCGGTCTAAGTCAAAAAATaggtcaatttttttttcttttttataattAGATTTTGTGTCATAGATGaacatttatgttttatgtttgatatatttatgtgtaatataCACATAtgtgtttaatttatttattactaaaagtcaacgttagtcaatgcACGACTCGTCCCCGTCTCATCCCCAACTTGACCGACTTGTGCCACTAAAGTCCCTACCGACTCGCCCCCGACTAGCGACTTTTACAACTTTGTTTCAGGAGCAGAATTTATACTCTGAAATTGAGTGTGTTCTTGAGGTAATCAGTGACAAGGTAACGGTTGGTGTGCATTTTAACCCCGTTCCAACTAGAATACGAGGTCATAATAGTCGCGACACCCTTGATGATCGAATCGTAGTATGCGGGCATGTGTATGCTGAACAACCCTTTCGCATCTATGATCGTGTTGCCCTGATCTTTACCACCATTAGTTTCCCCGTCTCCCAAATAGTGCTTAGCACATGCGGCTATCTTTGTTCTGTTAATACATGAAATCCGTTATAAAATGGGTATGGAATAATAAATCTGGATCGATTCCTTAAGTGTTTACAGTTTACACGATTCAGGAACCAATCCAGATTACCATTCCATAACAAgtttctaacaaatctataaagtatttcgacccaacAAAATCAATTTTGTGACCAAATACATATAAGGAAATTTATACCCTACTGTACTCACAATAATTTCATTTTTAGTTCTATGCATTACAATGGCATGAATAAAAAGGGGACAATAATCTAATGCATTTATGTAATGTTATATAGATGTATATGCCCAAATTAATATCGGACATTTGAAAACTATATACAAAATGGGATACTGAAATGTTAATAGATATCATAATATCATACACTGATACACGTGTATGTTGAATACATAGCACCCCTGTATATTTtgtattttgtatattttttttttttttctggaatAACTTTCAAGTTTCTAACAAGTGGAGAAATGGtccaattttgaaaaaaaaaaatgtgaTTAGCTTACAGAAAAGTCAAACTATTCCATACTTTATGTGACCATAATGTTGGTCCTCTATACATCTTTCAAACTAGTGGTTCATACCTCATTTCATGAGTTCTCAGATAACTTAAACTTTTACCATCTTATTAGTCATATTTTGATTTTAAGCAAATCTAACAATCTTGAAAAATGTTGAACACTTATTACGACTTTTGGTAAAATCGACCCTCTATGGACCCCACCGACTGGTCCCAGCGACCAATATGGGAGAGAAAATGGCGTAACTCAGGGTCATGTGACTGGAATCTAACCCATGACCTCCACTTTATGCTACATGTCCCCAAACCACTAGGGTACCATTGGTTTGGCTCTTAATACGACTTTGACCTTAGGTTTCAACTGTACCTTAGGTTAAGGGTCAAAATGGTTTCGGGTTGAAATGAGTCGTGAGTCAAACGGGCAGATTTTTAAACGggtccaaatgggtcaaattggGTCGGTTGGGTAACGAATCACGAGTCAAATGGGTCAGA
Proteins encoded in this region:
- the LOC139861239 gene encoding uncharacterized protein; this translates as MAMEVEKIGKLSVFLIMMTCLCLSMTKADYFMYKDPKQPIGVRIKDLMKRMTLEEKIGQMTQIDKSVASNEVMKKYFIGSILSLPFTNEWIDMVNGFQNGSLSTRLGIPIIYGIDAVHGHNNVYKATVFPHNVGLGVTRDPILLKKIGAATALEVRATGIRYAFAPCIAVCRDPRWGRCYESYSEDPKLVKLMTEIIPGLQGEIPAGSRKGVPYVNGKTKIAACAKHYLGDGETNGGKDQGNTIIDAKGLFSIHMPAYYDSIIKGVATIMTSYSSWNGVKMHTNRYLVTDYLKNTLNFRGFVISDFQGIDRITTPIHANYTYSVLAGVNAGIDMFMVGFNYTEFIDRLTYLVKNQFVPMSRVDDAVKRILRVKFTMGLFENPLSDYSMAKHLGSQEHRNLAREAVRKTLVLLKNGKSLHKPLLPLPKKASKILVAGSHADNLGYQCGGWTIEWQGLSGNNITAGTTILSAVKKVVDPKTQVVYNESPNVEFVKSNKFDYAIVVVGERPYAEYYGDSLNLTIAEPGPNTIKSVCGSVKCVVVLITGRPVVVQPYVDTIDALVAAWLPGTEGQGVTDVLFGDYGFTGKLARTWFKSVDQLPMNVGDPHYDPLYSFGFGLTTKPTN